In a single window of the Thermofilum uzonense genome:
- the menC gene encoding o-succinylbenzoate synthase, whose protein sequence is MEIRKIDLFFLELRLSEEFRTSFGSLQARPVVLVRVEEKGGEEGWGELVAEWGPWYSYETYEVSLLMLKKFLIPMLLESKLEKPHDFRKIVARVRGYPMAKTALEEALTDLYARLNGVSVYKLLGGAKREIVSGVSIGIKPTIDELLREIHLRLEEGYARIKIKVEPGFDVRPVERIRNELGDIPLQVDANGAYDLSSLRTFQELDKFQLLMIEQPLHWDDLIEHSILSRKISTPICLDESITNMQDLVLGWRLGSLEVVNVKPARVGGVWNAKEMLELSEKLGIGAWIGGMLETGIGRSFLVALASHESVKYPNDISASNRYWLEDIVEPPWTITSKGTMYVPDKKGIGVEVLFDKIERYSRERWSTVK, encoded by the coding sequence TTGGAAATAAGGAAAATTGATCTTTTCTTCTTAGAATTGAGGCTTTCTGAAGAGTTCAGAACAAGTTTCGGCTCATTACAGGCTAGACCCGTGGTGCTCGTTCGCGTTGAAGAAAAAGGAGGCGAGGAGGGATGGGGTGAACTTGTCGCAGAATGGGGTCCCTGGTATAGTTATGAAACATACGAGGTATCACTTCTGATGTTGAAAAAGTTTCTCATACCGATGCTCTTAGAGTCCAAGCTAGAGAAACCACATGATTTCAGGAAAATAGTTGCACGGGTTAGAGGTTACCCGATGGCGAAAACAGCGTTAGAGGAGGCATTAACCGACTTATATGCTCGTTTAAACGGCGTCTCAGTTTATAAACTACTAGGAGGGGCTAAAAGAGAAATTGTTTCGGGTGTTAGCATAGGAATCAAGCCTACTATAGATGAGCTCTTGAGAGAGATTCACTTGAGACTAGAGGAAGGATATGCTCGTATAAAGATAAAAGTCGAGCCAGGATTCGATGTTAGGCCCGTCGAAAGAATTAGGAATGAGCTTGGAGATATACCTTTACAGGTAGACGCGAATGGAGCATATGATCTGAGCTCCCTAAGGACGTTTCAGGAACTCGACAAATTTCAGCTCTTGATGATAGAGCAGCCCTTGCATTGGGACGACCTAATAGAACATAGTATACTCTCTAGGAAGATCTCAACCCCCATATGTTTAGATGAGAGCATCACGAACATGCAAGATCTAGTTTTAGGCTGGAGACTGGGCTCACTAGAAGTAGTAAACGTGAAGCCTGCTAGAGTGGGAGGTGTCTGGAATGCTAAGGAGATGCTCGAGCTTTCAGAAAAGCTTGGAATCGGTGCATGGATAGGGGGGATGCTGGAAACCGGTATAGGTAGATCCTTCCTGGTGGCTCTGGCCTCACACGAGTCCGTGAAATATCCTAACGATATCTCGGCCAGCAACAGATACTGGTTAGAAGATATTGTTGAGCCCCCCTGGACAATAACGTCCAAGGGGACAATGTATGTCCCTGATAAGAAAGGAATAGGAGTAGAAGTTTTATTTGATAAGATTGAGAGATACAGCCGGGAGAGATGGAGCACAGTGAAATAA
- a CDS encoding 30S ribosomal protein S4: MGDPKKSRRKWQGPGHPWRKDVLEEEMRLLGEYGLRNKRELWIAESLLRDIRARARRLLALPEEERLPLEKPLVSRLYKLGILPSEQSTLDEILSLTVRQILERRLQTIVYRKGLASSMYHARQLITHGHIAIGGRRVNSPGYLVQRHEEDLVGYYPLSPLVKASQVAEKGE; encoded by the coding sequence ATGGGAGATCCCAAGAAATCTCGTAGAAAATGGCAAGGTCCGGGTCATCCCTGGAGGAAAGATGTTCTAGAAGAGGAAATGAGACTTCTAGGAGAGTATGGCCTAAGGAATAAACGCGAATTATGGATTGCGGAGTCCCTCCTTAGGGATATAAGAGCCAGGGCTAGAAGGCTTTTAGCCTTACCAGAAGAAGAAAGGTTACCTCTGGAGAAGCCTCTTGTTTCCAGGCTATACAAGCTCGGTATCCTCCCGAGTGAACAATCCACTCTGGACGAGATTTTAAGCCTTACAGTTCGTCAAATTCTTGAACGAAGGCTACAAACCATTGTTTATAGGAAAGGACTTGCTTCAAGCATGTATCACGCCAGACAACTCATCACTCATGGACATATCGCAATAGGAGGCAGACGTGTTAATAGCCCTGGCTATCTCGTCCAAAGGCACGAGGAGGATCTCGTAGGATATTACCCGTTGTCTCCTCTTGTAAAGGCTTCTCAAGTTGCAGAAAAGGGTGAGTGA
- a CDS encoding Cdc6/Cdc18 family protein — protein sequence MELEGSKFPLRRIVLDHRKMSSEYVPLFLPHREEELRETLSYFQTIIRGEKGLTRILIFDGPTGTGKTALARRISLVLKEQASVGKIPPIITSYVNAYELRTKFMIFRKIGEDAGLKFPRKGFSTHEIIQYTIQSLQRVDANLLLVVDETDVLIRQEEGEDVLYTLTRLQEVLPESNISIGIIAIFKNFRVSVENIANAGVRSSLSSKVVRFNPYSSKQLRDILWYRVEKEGAIREEAVSEEVIGMISDIFGYEDGRGWGDARMALKTLYYAALRAESNDRDHIIPEDVREVLNQGILPTPFDEEEITRLQLHEKLLLLAITNILMLERDKAYVSTGDVEFEYEDLCNEYDVKPLKHTSIWEKIQILESKGLIDTRVSTKSGKGRTTQIAMPQVPETRYIGINRIPLEILQKVLREAIKRDIEASKSL from the coding sequence ATGGAGTTAGAGGGCTCTAAGTTTCCTCTGCGCAGGATAGTGCTAGATCACCGTAAGATGAGCAGCGAGTATGTACCATTATTTCTACCTCATCGCGAGGAAGAGTTGAGGGAAACACTGAGTTATTTTCAGACGATAATAAGGGGGGAGAAGGGCTTAACGAGAATCTTGATTTTCGATGGGCCAACAGGAACCGGAAAGACAGCACTTGCAAGGAGGATTTCGCTGGTTCTTAAAGAACAGGCCTCAGTTGGAAAGATACCTCCGATAATCACCAGTTACGTGAACGCTTATGAGCTTAGAACCAAGTTCATGATTTTCAGAAAGATAGGAGAGGATGCTGGCTTAAAATTTCCAAGAAAAGGTTTTTCAACCCATGAAATAATACAGTATACTATTCAATCGCTTCAGAGAGTTGATGCTAATTTATTACTAGTGGTAGACGAAACGGATGTTCTTATACGACAGGAGGAAGGTGAAGATGTTCTATATACGCTCACTCGTCTCCAGGAAGTGCTTCCAGAATCCAACATCAGCATTGGAATTATAGCGATCTTCAAAAACTTCCGTGTAAGCGTGGAAAATATTGCTAACGCCGGTGTTAGGAGCTCTCTATCTTCAAAGGTTGTGAGGTTTAACCCATATTCATCTAAACAGCTTAGGGATATACTCTGGTACCGTGTTGAAAAGGAGGGTGCCATAAGAGAGGAAGCTGTTAGCGAGGAAGTGATTGGAATGATATCCGATATTTTCGGTTATGAGGATGGACGGGGTTGGGGTGATGCAAGGATGGCTCTAAAGACTCTATATTATGCAGCTCTACGTGCCGAAAGTAATGACCGCGACCATATAATTCCTGAGGATGTTCGCGAAGTATTAAACCAGGGTATCCTGCCGACACCTTTTGATGAGGAAGAGATCACACGTTTACAATTACATGAAAAGCTTCTGCTGCTTGCAATCACGAACATCTTAATGCTTGAACGTGACAAGGCATACGTGAGCACGGGCGATGTAGAGTTCGAGTACGAAGATTTATGCAACGAGTATGACGTTAAGCCTTTAAAGCATACGAGTATCTGGGAAAAAATCCAGATACTGGAAAGCAAGGGACTCATAGACACTCGTGTCAGCACTAAAAGCGGGAAAGGTAGAACAACCCAGATAGCTATGCCTCAAGTACCAGAAACCAGGTACATAGGAATTAATAGAATCCCCCTTGAAATACTGCAAAAGGTTTTACGAGAGGCTATCAAGAGGGATATTGAAGCCTCTAAATCCCTTTAA
- a CDS encoding 30S ribosomal protein S7: protein MSEGSGEATLKTLSGEEIKVFGKWSLQEVEIRDQSLRRYISLKPVLIPHSEGRHAKKRFGKANVSIVERLINEMMRPGRNAGKKMLAINIVKRAFQIVELKTGKNPIQVLVWAIENASPREETTRVIYGGILYHVSVDVSPQRRVDLALRFITEGARQCSMNNPKTIEECLADEIVAAAYGDANSYALRKKEEIERIALASR, encoded by the coding sequence ATGTCAGAGGGAAGTGGTGAAGCTACTCTAAAGACACTCAGCGGTGAGGAGATCAAAGTCTTTGGGAAGTGGAGTTTACAGGAAGTCGAGATAAGGGATCAAAGTCTTCGAAGGTATATCTCATTGAAGCCTGTTCTTATTCCTCACTCCGAGGGGCGTCACGCCAAGAAAAGGTTTGGCAAGGCTAATGTGTCGATCGTAGAGCGTTTGATAAACGAGATGATGCGGCCCGGCCGTAACGCTGGGAAAAAAATGCTGGCAATTAATATCGTGAAAAGGGCATTTCAGATCGTTGAGCTAAAGACTGGAAAGAATCCTATACAGGTTCTCGTCTGGGCTATCGAAAATGCTTCCCCCCGCGAAGAGACTACAAGAGTTATCTATGGTGGTATCTTATACCATGTTTCAGTAGATGTTTCTCCTCAAAGACGTGTGGATTTGGCGTTAAGGTTTATAACAGAAGGGGCTCGCCAATGCTCAATGAACAATCCCAAAACAATCGAGGAATGTCTTGCCGACGAGATTGTAGCAGCCGCTTATGGAGATGCGAACAGTTATGCGCTTAGAAAGAAGGAAGAGATCGAGAGAATAGCGTTGGCTTCCAGATAG
- a CDS encoding archease — protein MGEFEILPHTADVLIKASGYTFEDALAAAIMGFYEVMTDTSKVQPLQNQTVTASGFDLESLLYNLIEALIILFDETSFLASRVDKIVLSETGDSKQVLVSLLGETYNPEKHESRVLIKAATYHLMRIWTENGKWFIQYVVDI, from the coding sequence ATGGGAGAGTTTGAAATCCTGCCTCACACTGCTGACGTTTTGATAAAAGCCAGCGGTTACACCTTCGAAGATGCCCTTGCAGCGGCCATAATGGGCTTCTACGAGGTGATGACGGATACCTCGAAAGTACAGCCTCTCCAGAACCAGACCGTAACGGCGTCGGGTTTCGACCTTGAAAGCCTTCTCTACAACCTGATCGAAGCACTCATAATACTATTCGATGAAACATCCTTTCTAGCCTCGAGGGTTGACAAGATTGTTTTGAGTGAAACCGGTGATTCAAAGCAGGTTCTTGTATCACTGCTAGGCGAGACTTATAATCCTGAGAAACATGAATCAAGGGTTCTCATAAAGGCGGCTACATATCACCTTATGAGAATATGGACGGAAAATGGCAAGTGGTTTATTCAATACGTCGTAGATATCTAA
- a CDS encoding replication factor C small subunit, whose product MSSTELWVEKYRPRSLDEIVDQEEIVKRLKEFVKTKSLPHLLFGGPPGTGKTTAALALAHDLYGENWRENTLELNASDERGIDVIRSRIKDYARTLPIGEIPFKLVILDEADNMTSDAQQALRRTMELFSRNTRFILIANYVSKIIEPIQSRCAVFRFQPLPKGSAIDRLKFIASKEGIKVDEEALDVIWEESQGDLRKAINTLQAASAIAKNVTAEVVYEALGKVRPKEVEEMIQSALKGDLLTSREKLRVLLYNYGLSGLDIVRYIHRDIFSLGKTIKPDNATMAELIALVAEANYRIVEGADDEIQLMALLSKLALYSQGKGSGGK is encoded by the coding sequence ATGTCTTCCACTGAGTTATGGGTTGAAAAGTATAGACCCCGCTCCTTGGATGAGATAGTAGATCAAGAAGAGATCGTTAAGCGTTTAAAGGAATTCGTCAAGACTAAAAGCCTACCGCATCTCTTATTCGGTGGTCCACCTGGTACAGGTAAGACTACCGCGGCATTGGCATTAGCGCATGACCTTTATGGGGAGAATTGGCGGGAGAACACGCTAGAGTTGAACGCATCAGACGAGAGGGGAATCGATGTAATAAGAAGTCGAATAAAGGATTATGCGAGAACGCTTCCAATAGGAGAAATACCGTTTAAATTGGTTATTCTGGACGAGGCAGACAATATGACTAGTGATGCCCAACAGGCTTTGAGGAGAACTATGGAGCTGTTCAGCCGTAATACAAGATTCATTCTAATAGCGAATTATGTTTCAAAGATAATAGAACCGATCCAATCACGCTGTGCAGTTTTCCGTTTTCAGCCACTGCCTAAAGGGTCTGCCATCGATAGGTTGAAATTTATCGCGTCCAAGGAAGGGATTAAGGTCGATGAGGAAGCTTTAGATGTAATATGGGAGGAAAGTCAGGGAGACCTCCGAAAGGCTATAAACACCCTCCAGGCTGCTAGCGCAATAGCAAAGAATGTCACTGCCGAGGTCGTTTATGAAGCACTTGGAAAGGTTAGGCCTAAGGAGGTTGAAGAGATGATTCAAAGTGCACTCAAAGGAGACCTTCTAACGTCTCGTGAAAAGCTAAGGGTTCTACTGTACAATTATGGGCTTTCAGGCTTAGATATAGTGAGATACATACATCGTGATATTTTCTCACTTGGAAAAACCATCAAGCCGGACAACGCCACGATGGCTGAACTCATAGCACTTGTCGCCGAGGCCAATTATCGCATCGTGGAGGGGGCTGATGACGAGATACAGCTAATGGCGTTGCTCTCGAAGCTTGCACTTTACTCTCAAGGTAAGGGATCGGGAGGAAAGTAA
- a CDS encoding RtcB family protein: MVPPLRKITEYLWEIPPTYKHGMRVPGLVIADEVLIAKMKEDLTLEQVANVAFLPGIYKYSIVLPDGHQGYGFPIGGVAAFDSEEGVLSPGGVGYDINCGVRVLRTDLSEQEVRPRLRELAETLFRKVPSGLGSTSGLELSFSELDKVLEEGVSWAISHGYGWKDDPLHIEERGHMEGADANAVSREAKQRGRNQLGTLGSGNHFLEVQKVDKIYDPDIAKVLGIEREGQITVMIHTGSRGLGHQVASDYLKIMERLIPKYKLPLPDRELVSVPATSDEAQRYFSAMKAAANFAWTNRQIITHQVRESFRSVFKRDPDALGLRIIYDVAHNIAKLEEHVVDGKRVKVYVHRKGATRAFPPGHPEIPADYKSIGQPVLIPGSMGTASYILVGTTKAMEMTFGSSPHGAGRMQSRAEARRSVRGQEIKNELENRGIVVRAASLAVVAEEAPDAYKDVDRVVLVADAVGIAKKVVRMVPIAVVKG; the protein is encoded by the coding sequence ATGGTTCCTCCATTAAGGAAGATAACAGAATATCTCTGGGAAATACCCCCCACTTACAAGCATGGGATGCGTGTCCCAGGGCTTGTCATCGCGGATGAAGTTCTGATTGCAAAAATGAAGGAGGATTTAACCCTAGAACAGGTAGCAAATGTTGCGTTTCTCCCTGGCATCTACAAATATTCTATTGTACTGCCTGACGGCCATCAGGGATATGGATTTCCCATCGGTGGTGTTGCCGCTTTTGACTCTGAAGAAGGAGTGTTAAGTCCGGGAGGCGTTGGCTACGACATAAACTGTGGTGTTCGCGTACTTAGAACAGATTTAAGTGAGCAAGAAGTCAGGCCTAGACTTAGAGAGTTAGCTGAGACTCTCTTCAGAAAGGTTCCATCAGGTCTCGGAAGCACAAGTGGTCTAGAATTAAGCTTCTCCGAGTTAGATAAAGTCCTGGAGGAAGGAGTATCGTGGGCTATCTCACACGGCTATGGCTGGAAAGACGATCCATTACATATAGAAGAGCGGGGCCATATGGAAGGAGCCGATGCAAATGCTGTTTCACGGGAAGCCAAACAAAGAGGCAGGAACCAACTTGGAACTCTAGGAAGCGGTAATCATTTCCTAGAGGTACAAAAGGTCGATAAGATCTACGACCCTGATATCGCCAAGGTTTTAGGGATAGAGCGAGAGGGCCAAATAACAGTCATGATACACACCGGTAGCAGGGGATTAGGACACCAAGTTGCCAGCGATTACCTCAAGATTATGGAGAGGCTTATCCCCAAGTATAAGCTTCCTCTCCCAGACCGGGAGTTAGTGTCCGTTCCTGCCACCAGCGATGAAGCCCAAAGATATTTCTCTGCGATGAAGGCAGCTGCCAATTTTGCATGGACGAATAGACAAATAATTACTCACCAGGTTCGCGAGAGTTTTCGCTCAGTGTTTAAGAGAGACCCTGATGCACTAGGTCTAAGAATAATTTATGACGTAGCTCATAACATTGCGAAGTTGGAAGAACACGTAGTGGATGGAAAGAGAGTGAAGGTCTACGTGCATAGAAAAGGGGCGACCAGGGCTTTTCCGCCGGGGCACCCTGAGATACCTGCAGACTATAAATCGATCGGTCAGCCCGTGCTTATACCTGGATCGATGGGGACCGCCAGCTACATTCTGGTGGGTACAACCAAGGCTATGGAGATGACTTTCGGGTCTTCACCGCATGGGGCAGGCCGTATGCAGAGCAGGGCTGAGGCGCGCCGAAGCGTGCGCGGGCAGGAAATAAAAAACGAGCTCGAAAACAGGGGGATAGTGGTAAGAGCTGCCAGTCTTGCGGTTGTGGCTGAGGAGGCTCCAGACGCATACAAAGATGTGGATCGAGTCGTGCTCGTGGCAGATGCTGTGGGAATAGCAAAGAAAGTTGTACGAATGGTTCCAATAGCAGTTGTTAAGGGCTAG
- a CDS encoding 30S ribosomal protein S13, with protein MSSEFQYIVRIAGVDLPGDKALAYALAEIKGIGVNTAYVILRKLGYDPHRLLGTLTEEDVEKISTALRNIESLGLPSWILNRRKEPATGADKHLITSDLLLAVRGDIENEKKIKSYRGVRHMYGLKVRGQRTRTTGRTGLTLGVKRGAAKQQEAKKGG; from the coding sequence ATGTCTAGCGAGTTTCAATATATAGTGAGAATAGCGGGAGTAGACTTACCAGGCGACAAAGCCTTAGCGTATGCTTTGGCTGAGATAAAGGGAATCGGCGTCAATACAGCTTACGTTATTCTAAGGAAGCTAGGCTACGATCCGCATAGACTGTTGGGGACGTTGACGGAGGAAGATGTGGAAAAAATATCTACGGCTTTGAGGAACATTGAGTCTCTTGGCTTGCCATCCTGGATTCTCAATAGACGCAAAGAGCCTGCAACGGGGGCTGACAAGCACCTAATAACCTCTGACCTCTTATTAGCTGTGCGTGGAGACATTGAAAATGAGAAAAAGATCAAAAGCTACAGGGGTGTCAGACACATGTACGGACTTAAAGTTAGAGGGCAGAGAACCAGGACAACAGGCCGTACAGGCCTCACCTTAGGCGTTAAGAGGGGTGCCGCAAAACAACAGGAAGCTAAAAAAGGTGGTTAA
- a CDS encoding 30S ribosomal protein S11 → MAEEAKPKEQQQKEAKAKSDVGIAWIYASYNNTIIHITDISGAETIAIASGGQIAKADRDKPSPWAAMQAAVKAAKIALDKGIRVVHVKVKAPGGYGAKTPGPGAGPAIRALVRAGLMVDRIEDVTPLPTDSIRKPGGRRGRRV, encoded by the coding sequence ATGGCAGAGGAAGCTAAACCGAAAGAACAGCAACAAAAGGAGGCAAAGGCTAAGAGCGACGTAGGGATAGCATGGATATATGCAAGCTACAATAACACTATTATCCATATAACGGACATCTCTGGCGCCGAGACTATTGCCATAGCATCAGGTGGACAAATAGCAAAAGCGGATCGCGACAAACCTTCTCCCTGGGCGGCCATGCAAGCCGCCGTTAAAGCTGCAAAAATAGCTCTTGACAAGGGAATTAGGGTGGTACACGTTAAGGTCAAAGCCCCAGGAGGCTACGGTGCAAAGACTCCTGGTCCGGGAGCTGGACCTGCTATAAGAGCTCTCGTTAGAGCTGGACTCATGGTTGATCGCATCGAGGATGTCACTCCACTACCCACGGACTCTATAAGAAAGCCTGGAGGCCGCAGAGGTCGAAGAGTATAA
- a CDS encoding replication factor C large subunit, whose translation MSSSRQLPWVEKYRPKRIVDVVGNEEAKKEYIAWINSWVRGSPSRKAALLYGPPGSGKTSIVHATASEFNWELIEINASDVRSREAIFSRVYPALQTRSVYGHTGKIILIDEVDGVWTKEDVGGLDALIELINTTTYPLVLTANDPWDPKLRDLRDLCKLIEFKKIGKRDIMRVLGDICSKEGITCDRDVLSAIAENAKGDLRAAINDLQSVAMGKDTITLADLQVLGERAAQENMFEVVRIVLTSKTPEGALSVTRLPSLDYEMLIEWLNENIIAQYSPSLRAIADAYDALSLADVNLSRMKRKQMWALLPYVMELITAGVSGVREKPPFKFVKYSFPEKLRLLSRLKTKREKFIQASKRAATLLHVSTSMFRSEILPYIRLIYTYDKDYAMKILSSLGIEDENAKYVLEY comes from the coding sequence ATGTCTTCTTCTCGACAACTACCCTGGGTTGAAAAATACAGGCCTAAGAGGATAGTTGACGTAGTGGGCAATGAGGAGGCGAAAAAAGAGTATATAGCCTGGATTAACTCGTGGGTTAGGGGATCTCCTTCTCGAAAGGCTGCGCTTCTCTATGGTCCTCCTGGGAGTGGGAAAACCAGCATTGTTCATGCTACAGCATCTGAGTTCAACTGGGAACTTATCGAGATAAATGCCAGCGACGTTAGGTCTCGTGAAGCTATCTTTAGCAGGGTCTATCCAGCACTACAAACCCGCTCCGTATACGGTCATACCGGTAAAATAATATTGATTGACGAGGTAGACGGCGTTTGGACTAAAGAGGACGTTGGAGGGCTAGATGCACTTATAGAGCTCATTAACACGACTACATATCCTCTGGTTCTAACAGCTAATGACCCCTGGGATCCAAAGCTTAGGGATCTTCGGGATCTATGCAAGTTGATCGAGTTTAAAAAAATAGGCAAGAGAGATATCATGCGGGTCTTAGGGGATATATGTTCAAAGGAAGGGATAACATGTGATAGAGATGTTTTATCTGCTATAGCTGAAAACGCTAAAGGGGATCTACGGGCAGCCATAAACGATTTGCAATCCGTAGCGATGGGAAAAGACACTATAACTCTTGCAGATCTCCAGGTTTTAGGCGAGAGAGCAGCCCAAGAAAACATGTTCGAGGTAGTTAGGATTGTCTTAACATCTAAGACTCCTGAGGGAGCTTTGTCAGTCACAAGATTGCCCTCTCTTGATTATGAGATGCTTATAGAGTGGCTCAACGAGAACATTATAGCACAGTATTCACCTAGTCTTAGAGCAATTGCAGATGCATATGATGCTTTATCGCTAGCTGATGTCAACCTCTCCAGGATGAAGCGGAAACAGATGTGGGCTCTTCTGCCCTACGTAATGGAACTAATAACTGCCGGTGTTTCTGGTGTTCGGGAGAAACCTCCGTTTAAATTTGTTAAATATAGTTTCCCCGAGAAACTTAGGCTTCTATCCCGTTTAAAAACAAAGCGTGAGAAGTTTATCCAGGCTAGTAAGAGAGCAGCAACTCTTTTGCATGTCTCAACCTCCATGTTCAGGTCGGAGATACTTCCATACATCCGTCTGATATACACATACGATAAAGACTACGCAATGAAGATACTCTCATCGCTGGGTATAGAGGACGAAAACGCGAAATATGTTCTCGAATATTAA
- a CDS encoding HVO_A0114 family putative DNA-binding protein yields MIKIIAEKYLTTEELIRMKETNGQLKKAYLAYEEEGDEIEAWTRVEIPITAARRILSNKMMELLYVLLERKEYSISELAKNLHRSVPNVYRDLSFLERYGLITYLDKGRKKIPVFLARKIIVEFHMEKNK; encoded by the coding sequence ATGATAAAAATAATCGCAGAGAAATACCTTACAACAGAGGAACTTATCAGGATGAAGGAGACAAATGGACAGCTGAAAAAAGCATACCTAGCCTATGAGGAGGAGGGAGACGAGATCGAGGCCTGGACCAGAGTCGAGATTCCGATTACGGCTGCTAGAAGAATTTTAAGTAATAAGATGATGGAGCTCTTGTATGTCCTTCTCGAAAGAAAAGAGTATAGCATTTCAGAGTTAGCAAAAAACCTACATAGATCTGTCCCAAACGTTTATCGAGACCTTTCTTTCTTAGAACGCTACGGGCTTATAACCTACTTAGATAAGGGAAGGAAGAAAATCCCAGTCTTCCTTGCCCGTAAAATTATAGTCGAGTTTCATATGGAGAAGAACAAGTAA
- a CDS encoding GNAT family N-acetyltransferase, which yields MKLKDVLFTAPENFEQLSEIREVMREAWGMQDYGETLPVHVMKAIMDNGGFLEVAILNGRVIGFAVGFIGYSLDYGYYLYSHMLGVRREYRGKDVALMIKLSQRDWSIRRGYRLVVWTYDPHQGLNARFNFGKLGVISRQFHENYYGEIRDELNTGLPTDRFKVEWWVLSKRVEDRLNGRDKPPSFDDIKDEATLALESKAERGCRIPIRHSLENSNELVLVEFPGDINVLRASCPESALTWKLMFRDVIKDLLAKGYIIVEHIPLIEEERRNFYLVVKSNIDDLLEGEYPWK from the coding sequence ATGAAGCTGAAAGATGTTCTCTTTACTGCTCCTGAGAATTTTGAACAATTATCAGAGATCCGAGAAGTTATGCGGGAAGCCTGGGGTATGCAAGACTACGGTGAAACGCTACCTGTACATGTCATGAAAGCGATAATGGATAACGGTGGCTTCCTAGAGGTTGCAATTCTGAACGGGAGAGTAATAGGATTCGCGGTAGGGTTTATTGGTTATTCCCTTGATTATGGCTACTATTTATACTCCCATATGCTTGGAGTCAGGAGAGAGTACAGGGGTAAAGATGTTGCTCTCATGATTAAACTAAGCCAGCGAGACTGGAGTATTAGAAGAGGTTATAGACTCGTTGTTTGGACGTACGACCCGCATCAAGGCTTAAATGCAAGGTTTAATTTCGGTAAGCTAGGGGTTATCTCTAGACAATTCCACGAAAACTATTATGGGGAGATTCGGGATGAGTTGAATACTGGGCTTCCAACTGACAGATTCAAGGTTGAATGGTGGGTTCTAAGCAAGCGAGTTGAGGACCGTCTCAATGGTCGTGATAAACCTCCAAGTTTTGATGATATAAAGGATGAGGCAACATTGGCCCTGGAGTCAAAGGCTGAAAGGGGATGCAGGATCCCCATAAGACACTCTCTAGAAAATTCTAATGAACTCGTACTTGTCGAGTTCCCAGGAGATATAAACGTACTACGCGCGTCGTGTCCAGAAAGCGCTTTGACCTGGAAGCTCATGTTCAGAGACGTAATTAAAGACCTACTGGCGAAGGGGTACATTATTGTTGAACATATTCCCTTGATAGAAGAAGAAAGAAGAAATTTCTACCTCGTGGTAAAGAGTAACATTGATGACTTGCTGGAGGGCGAGTATCCTTGGAAATAA